The DNA segment CCACCCCGCCGGCGCCCACCACTACCTCGCCGACGACCACCACCACCCCGACCATTACCAATTCCCCAGCGCCCGGGGCGTTCCCACGTAGCCCTGCTACACCCGGGACGACCGAAGCCTCCCTCGGATCCAGCGGCTAGGGTGGGGAACGGTCGCCGACCGCCAGCCACAGGATCCGGGGGTGTGCACATGAGCGAGTCGCTCGGGTTGTCCATCGGGGTGGCCAACCTGGTCGCCGCCCCAGCGGGTGCTCACCCGGTGCGCCGCGCATCGGTGTTGACGCTGTTCGACCGCCGAGCAGCCGAAGTCGGCCTGCCCGAGGAGAACCCCAACCTGACTGAGCCCGGCCTGGTGCTGCGCGGATTTGTCGAGCGGGTCGCAGACCAGGCTCCGCTGGTGGCCGCCGATGGCACCAAGTACTTCGGCGAGGCGCTCACCGCGGTGGCGCTGGCGGCGATGGCACGTACGGTCGGCTACGGGGCGCCGGTCACCATCGCGGCTCCCGCATACTGGTCGGAGGGCCAGTTTCTCGCCCTGCGTCAGGCGTTGCTCAGCCAGCCAACCCTGATGCCCGACGACGTTCCGCCGACCTTGATCTCCGACGCCGTGGCCGCGCTCGCGGCACTGGACAGCATTCCGGGGTTCCCGACCGACGGCGTTGTCGCCGTGTGCGACTTCGGCGCCGCCGGCACCAGCGTCACGCTGGCCGACGCCGGGACGAACTATCAACGGATCGGCCACACCGTCCGGTACCGCGATTTCTCCGGCGACGAGATCGATCAGCTCGTGCTGAATCACCTTGTCGGGGTGGCCCCCGGTGCGGACACGCCCGACGTCGCCGGCACCGCGACGGGAATGGGCTCGGTGACCCGGCTGCTGGGCGCATGCCGGCGCGCCAAAGAACAACTTTCCGCCGCAACAATGGCCACCATCCCGGACGCGGTTGGGGCACCGAGTCCCGGTGCGCAGCTCGGACTGTCTCGCACCGAATTCGACCAACTGATCTCGGGGCCATTGGACCGGTTTGTCGACTCTTTCGAAGAACTATTGCGGCGCAACGGGATTGCGCCGGCCAATCTCGGCGCGATCGCGACCGTGGGCGGCGGCGCCAGCATCCCGCTGATCACCACACGGCTGTCGGACCGGTTGCGGGTGCCCGTCTTCACCACCGCGCAACCGCTGTACAGCGCCGCGGTCGGCGCGGCCGCGCTCGGCGCGCGCTCGTCCGCGGGCGCCCCGACCGGTGCCGGCCCCGCGGTCGCCGCGCCCACCGACATGGTCGGCGTGGCCCCAGCGACCGAGATGTCGCCGACGGCCTGGGCCAACCGGGCCGCCGCCACCGGCGAATCGGCCGTCGACGACGCCGGTTTGCAGGCCCAATCGGCTACCTATCGCGCGCTGGCATGGTCGGAGGACACCGGGACCGGCGGCGAACCGATCCCCTACACCGACGCCGCAGGCGAATATGGTGGGGATGCAACGACTCTCGATTATGTACCGGGGTTTGACTACTCCGACGACGATCGCTACGCCGCCGATCCCGAACATCTACCGTGGTATCGACGTGGTTCCCTGGTGTTCAGCCTGGCCGCCGCGGCCGCGGCCGTGCTGTTAGCCGTGATCTTGGGGCTTACCCTGGGCCCCACCAAGAGCAAGCCGGTCACTACCACCTCGTCGCAACCGGCGCCGCCGCCGCCCCAAACCATCACCGTGACCGGGCCCAACAACAGTCCGACCGTGACGGTGATCCCTCCGCCGCCCCTCAGTTCCACCACGCAGCCGCCGACCACCACCCAGCCCGCCACGACCACGACCGCTCCGCCGACCACCACCACCCCGCCGACCACCACGACCGCTCCGCCGACGACGACGTCGCCACCGACCACCGCCGCACCACCGACCACCACGCAAAGGCCGACGACCACGGCCGCACCCGTCACGCCCACCACCACCGCGGCGCCGGCGCCCGGGACCTAACGCGTTGACCCGTTAGCGGCCGGCGGCGAATTCGGCCACCATGGCCTCGGCGCTGCGCACCGCCGCGCGACATGCCCTGGTGGTGAACGGGTCGTTGAGCGGGTGCGCGGCGCGGCGGCGCCAGCGTTGCGCGGCGGCGAACGCGGCGCGCTGAGCTTCGCGGGGGTTCGCGTCGTAGGGGCTCAGGCCCAGCCGGGCGGCGGGCTCCGTTCCCGAGCCGCCGATGATCCGGCGCAGCGACACCATTTCATCCTCATTCAATGTCGTTGCCCGCGAATGTAATTGGCGCAACAGCCGAAGTTCTTCGAAGGCATGGGTGTCGGCCAGCAATGGGTCGATATCGGCGATGACGTAGGGCGTTGCCATGACGGGATGTGCCTCGACAAACCGGCGCAGGGACACCAGTGCGGTGTGCGCCTTGAGCATGGCGGACCGCTGCGTGAACTGCTGGTTGATCACGTTGCGCAGCGCCACCAGCCCGCTGCGCTCCAGCAGTTCGCTGGCCAGCCCCGTCGAATCGGTGACGCCGGCCGCCAGCGCGGCGATCGAGATCCGGATGCCGAACATGCCGAACCGTTCCAGCAATTGCGCGCGGACGCCCGCGTCCACCGGTAGCGGGCTGTCCGGTCGCACGAAACGGTCCACACTGAGCAGGGCCTTGTTGAGTTCGGTGCGGTCGGCGCTGGCCAGTTTCTTCAGCGCGATGAACTCGCCCTGCCGCAGGGTGCGCGCGGTCAGGGCGAGTAGGCCGGACACCGGCACCACCGCCTGGCAGATGCCCGTCTGGTTCAGCTCGCTGGTGAACCGCTTGGCCACGTCTTTGGCCGACAGCATCGCGTCGATGCGGCCCGCGCCGATCTCGTCGGCCCGGGATGCCACGCCGATGATGCCCAGCGCTCCGGCTGACCCGCCCACCAACCCACCGATCTGTTTGAGCAGCGCGATGTCGGCGGCGTTGAGGGTGCGCAACAAGAACACCACCGCATCCACCCGCGGCACCCCGTCGGCGGGAACCAGCAGCCGCAGCGTGCGCTCGGAGGTGTCGCGGGTCAACGAGGACGTCCCCGGGGTGTCGATGATGGTGCTGCTGGCCAACTCCTCGGCGGGCCACTCGACGTCCAGGTCGACCACGTCGTCGGGGTTCACCCGGCGCAAGTCGAAGCTCAGCCCGCCGCGATGGGTGATCGGCACATTGGTGCGGCGCCCGCCGGGGTGGTTGGCGGTGACCCTCGGGGTCGGGCCATGCCGATACCAGGTCACGATCCGGGTGGCCTCGGTGGCATCGGTCGGGGCGATGTCGTCTCCGACCAACGCGTTAAGCAGGGTGGACTTTCCCGCCTTGAGGGTGCCGGCCAGTGCGATGCGGATCGGCTCGCCCAGCCGCGCACCGATGCGTTCCAGTTCGTAGAAGACGTCGGCGCGCTGACGGTAGGCCGGTTCACCCCGGTATGCCTCGATGGTTCCGCGCAGGATCGCGCGGACCCGGTCGCTGGTGCTCACGCTCGTCCCAGGGTCACCGGCGGGGTCAGCTTGTCCAGGTGGTCGGCCACCTGGTTCAAGATGTCGCGCTGTCGCTGCAGTTCGCGAACCCTGTTGTCGCGCTGGGCTTCTTCCAGGTTGGCCGCGGTGATGGTGGCTTGCAGCGACTCGTTCAGCGATCGGGTGATCTCGTCGGCGATCTCGCGGTAGTGGTCGCGCAGCGTCCGCTGGATCGTCTTGAGCCGGTCGCGTGATTCTTTGCCGACCACGAATGAGACCTCGTCGACGAAGCGGCGCACATTGGTCTTGGCCTCGTTGCGCACCCGCAACAATCGGTTGTGTTTTTCCTCCTTGTATGCCATCCGGCCGAGGATCAGCCCGGCCCCCACCGACAGCGGGTTGAACAGCCCGAGCCCGACCACCGATGACAACATCCCGATCATCACCACGCCGCCATAAGAGCCTCGCATGCCGATGATCATTTTCTGGCCCTTGCGCAGCGGCTTGGATTCCATCGGCGCCAACGCCTTGAGCCGGCCGAAGTCGGAGCCCATCACACGCGCGCTCAGCTCGGGCGACATGACCGAGTCCAACCCCGCGTCGGCGAACGAGCGGGCCACGTCCTCGGCCAACGCCTCGGCACGCTGGTATGCCCACACGAAGTTGTCCCCGACGGCGGTGGCGATGGCGTTCTCCACGTCGTTGCCGATCTCCGCCCAATGCTGAGTCGGGTCACAGGAGTCGATCTGGCGTTCGGCGTCGTCGATCACGGCGCGCAAGCGGGCCCGTAGGTCGTGTTCGACGTCGGCGCTCAGGTCGGTGAACCCGTCGCCCAGCACCTGCTGCCACAGCGCGGTCTGCTGCAGCGCGTCCTGGGCTTCCCGCTTGCGCCGCTCCAAGTCGGCGGCCAGCCGGTCACGGAGGTCCGGGTCGTTGACGGCCGACAGTTCCGAACCGACGGACGTTGCCAATTGTGCTGCAGCTGAATGTATTTCGTGTAGCACCTGGTCACGCACCCGGTCGGTCTCACGGGAAAGGACCCGCTCGCTGAGAAACGTGACGATGGCCGGGAAATTGGATTCGTCGTTGAGTTCCTTGTCGTTGAGCGTGACCGCGTGGCTGCGTAGCAGCGACGAGACTCCGATGATCGGCATCGGTACCCGGGCGCGCTGGAGGTGCGCGGCATTGGTGTTGACGATCTCGCGCCAGTGCGGGTACAGGTCGGTTTTGGTGGCTACGACCATCCCGACCGGACAGATCTGGGATGCCTGCCGGATGAACCACATCTCCGGTTCGGTGAATTCCTGGCTGGCGTCGCTGACCATCAAGAGAGCGTCGGCATCGGGTAGCAGTCCCAGCGTCGCCGACAGGTGGGGCTGCCCGTGGCCACCCACACCGGGCGTATCGATGAACACCAACCCGCCCCTTAACAGCGGGCTGGGCGCGCCGATCTCGACCCGCAACACGTTGCGGCCATTTGCCTGCGGTGCCCGACGCAGGTCGGTGTTGATGTCGTCGACCGGGATGTCGACGGCCGCGGTTTCCCCGTTGGGTCCGACGGCCACGACGATCCGCGCCGACGGCTGGTCGCTGTAGCTCACGACGGTGATCACCACGGTGGCCTCGTCGTCGCCCACCCGCGCCACCGGCAGGTTGAGCAGCGCGTTGAGCAGTTGGCTCTTGCCCTGTTTGAGCTGCCCCGCGATCACCACGCGGATCTGCGGATCGGTGATGCGCTCGCGAGCCCGCCGCAACCGCTGCACCAGGTCGGTGCGGTCGTGGAGTTTGGCGATCGCGACGGTGTGGTCGATCAGTTCGACGATCACGCCGACCCGACGCGGGTCATCGGGTTGGGTCACCGTGCTGCCCCACTTTCTCGATCGCTTTGTCCTTCGGATCACGGTATTCCGACGAACCGGCGGGGACCATGAAGGTTCCCGCCGGTCCCCGCCGGTTTAGGTGAACCGTTAGTAGGCCCGTTCGGGTGGTAGACACCGTCGGCGCCGGCGACGCGTTCATGGTCGGCCTGCTCGACACGCTGTGGGAACGGGCATGCCAGCTAGACCGTTGCCGGCCAGTCGCCCTAAACCCGGTTCCGACCGGCTGGTGCTGGTTTCACGGGTCGTCATCGTCATCGTCCTTGTGCAGGAGTTTTTCGGGGTGAAAGTAGCTGTTGGTGCGTGGCTGTCCGTGGTCGAGGTGGGCGGGGGGAAGCCACTCGGTGGTGCCGTCTTTACGTTTGCGGGTGATCCAGCCCCCGCTGGTGGCCAGTTTGTGGTGGGGGCCGCAGGCTTGAGTGAGCTTGTCGATGTCGGTCTCTCGGCACTCGGAATAATCGGTGACATGGTGCACCTCGGTGAGGTAGCCCGGCACATCGCAATTGGGAAACGAGCAGCCGCGATCCTTGGCGTACAAGACTATTCGCTGGGCAGGGGAGGCCAGCCGCTTGGTGTGATACAGCGCCAGCTCGCGGCCGTGGTCAAAGATGCGCAGGTAGTGGTGGGCGTGGGCGGCCAGCCGGATCACCTCGCTCATCGGCAGCAGGCTGCCCCCGCCGGTGAGCGCGTGCCCGGCAGCCGATTGCAACTCGGCCAGGCTGGTGGACACGATGATCGCCGCGGGCAGCCCGTTGTGTTGGCCCAGCTCCCCCGAGCACAGCAGGGCACGTAGCGCCGCCTGCAGGCCGTCGTGGTTGCGCTGGGCGGTGCTGCGGGTGTCGGCGTCGATGGCGGCCTGTGACGGGGTGCCGGCCACGCAGGGGGTGGGGTCGGCGGGGTTGGCCATGCCGGGGGCGGCCAGTTTGGCCAGCACGGCATCGACGGTGGCGCGGGCTTCGGGGGTCAGGTAGCCGGTGATGGCCGACATGCCGTCGGCGCCTTGCTTGCCGAGGATGATGCCGCGGCGGCGGGCCCGGTCGGTGTCGGTGAAATTGCCGTCGGGGTTGAGGCAGTCGGCGAGTTTGGCGGCCAGCTTGTGCAGCTGGTCGGGCCGGAACTGCCCACCCAGGCCGGCCAGTTCGGCTTCGGCCTTGTCCCGGGTGGGCAGGTCCACCCGGCTGGGCAGCTGGTGCAGGAAGGAGCGAATGATCTGCACGTGTTGCGTGCCGAGCTGGCCGGCGCGTTGGGCTTCGGCGGTGGCGGTCAGCAGCGGCGGCAACACCTCTCCGGTCAGCGCGCGCCGCGGCCCCAGCTCGGCGGCCTCGCCGATGC comes from the Mycobacterium shinjukuense genome and includes:
- the iniA gene encoding isoniazid-induced dynamin-like GTPase IniA, coding for MTQPDDPRRVGVIVELIDHTVAIAKLHDRTDLVQRLRRARERITDPQIRVVIAGQLKQGKSQLLNALLNLPVARVGDDEATVVITVVSYSDQPSARIVVAVGPNGETAAVDIPVDDINTDLRRAPQANGRNVLRVEIGAPSPLLRGGLVFIDTPGVGGHGQPHLSATLGLLPDADALLMVSDASQEFTEPEMWFIRQASQICPVGMVVATKTDLYPHWREIVNTNAAHLQRARVPMPIIGVSSLLRSHAVTLNDKELNDESNFPAIVTFLSERVLSRETDRVRDQVLHEIHSAAAQLATSVGSELSAVNDPDLRDRLAADLERRKREAQDALQQTALWQQVLGDGFTDLSADVEHDLRARLRAVIDDAERQIDSCDPTQHWAEIGNDVENAIATAVGDNFVWAYQRAEALAEDVARSFADAGLDSVMSPELSARVMGSDFGRLKALAPMESKPLRKGQKMIIGMRGSYGGVVMIGMLSSVVGLGLFNPLSVGAGLILGRMAYKEEKHNRLLRVRNEAKTNVRRFVDEVSFVVGKESRDRLKTIQRTLRDHYREIADEITRSLNESLQATITAANLEEAQRDNRVRELQRQRDILNQVADHLDKLTPPVTLGRA
- the iniC gene encoding isoniazid-induced dynamin-like GTPase IniC, with protein sequence MSTSDRVRAILRGTIEAYRGEPAYRQRADVFYELERIGARLGEPIRIALAGTLKAGKSTLLNALVGDDIAPTDATEATRIVTWYRHGPTPRVTANHPGGRRTNVPITHRGGLSFDLRRVNPDDVVDLDVEWPAEELASSTIIDTPGTSSLTRDTSERTLRLLVPADGVPRVDAVVFLLRTLNAADIALLKQIGGLVGGSAGALGIIGVASRADEIGAGRIDAMLSAKDVAKRFTSELNQTGICQAVVPVSGLLALTARTLRQGEFIALKKLASADRTELNKALLSVDRFVRPDSPLPVDAGVRAQLLERFGMFGIRISIAALAAGVTDSTGLASELLERSGLVALRNVINQQFTQRSAMLKAHTALVSLRRFVEAHPVMATPYVIADIDPLLADTHAFEELRLLRQLHSRATTLNEDEMVSLRRIIGGSGTEPAARLGLSPYDANPREAQRAAFAAAQRWRRRAAHPLNDPFTTRACRAAVRSAEAMVAEFAAGR
- a CDS encoding HNH endonuclease signature motif containing protein, yielding MHSSSREEIVAVFDALDAALDRALDLSIDVLTTPECLTMLERCETLRRRLPAIEHPFINKLADQADPSELGGKLPFALAERLRITRGEAARRIGEAAELGPRRALTGEVLPPLLTATAEAQRAGQLGTQHVQIIRSFLHQLPSRVDLPTRDKAEAELAGLGGQFRPDQLHKLAAKLADCLNPDGNFTDTDRARRRGIILGKQGADGMSAITGYLTPEARATVDAVLAKLAAPGMANPADPTPCVAGTPSQAAIDADTRSTAQRNHDGLQAALRALLCSGELGQHNGLPAAIIVSTSLAELQSAAGHALTGGGSLLPMSEVIRLAAHAHHYLRIFDHGRELALYHTKRLASPAQRIVLYAKDRGCSFPNCDVPGYLTEVHHVTDYSECRETDIDKLTQACGPHHKLATSGGWITRKRKDGTTEWLPPAHLDHGQPRTNSYFHPEKLLHKDDDDDDP
- a CDS encoding Hsp70 family protein; its protein translation is MSESLGLSIGVANLVAAPAGAHPVRRASVLTLFDRRAAEVGLPEENPNLTEPGLVLRGFVERVADQAPLVAADGTKYFGEALTAVALAAMARTVGYGAPVTIAAPAYWSEGQFLALRQALLSQPTLMPDDVPPTLISDAVAALAALDSIPGFPTDGVVAVCDFGAAGTSVTLADAGTNYQRIGHTVRYRDFSGDEIDQLVLNHLVGVAPGADTPDVAGTATGMGSVTRLLGACRRAKEQLSAATMATIPDAVGAPSPGAQLGLSRTEFDQLISGPLDRFVDSFEELLRRNGIAPANLGAIATVGGGASIPLITTRLSDRLRVPVFTTAQPLYSAAVGAAALGARSSAGAPTGAGPAVAAPTDMVGVAPATEMSPTAWANRAAATGESAVDDAGLQAQSATYRALAWSEDTGTGGEPIPYTDAAGEYGGDATTLDYVPGFDYSDDDRYAADPEHLPWYRRGSLVFSLAAAAAAVLLAVILGLTLGPTKSKPVTTTSSQPAPPPPQTITVTGPNNSPTVTVIPPPPLSSTTQPPTTTQPATTTTAPPTTTTPPTTTTAPPTTTSPPTTAAPPTTTQRPTTTAAPVTPTTTAAPAPGT